From a region of the Natator depressus isolate rNatDep1 chromosome 15, rNatDep2.hap1, whole genome shotgun sequence genome:
- the LOC141999599 gene encoding carbonic anhydrase 15-like produces the protein MPRLALTFLALPLVLRAAPGVPWCYDSQDPKCGPRYWKDLAKGCGGDNQSPINIDRRKVQRDRNLGDILFEGYDQAPPGKWKLMNNGHTAMMSLEGESVSEHINITIGVLLEKYRALQFHFHWGNLKGNGSEHTIDGDQFPMELHVVHMNTKYKTFSEAKGHPNGLAVLGFLYKVSDADNSNYNTIVAGLKNISRQGDSVDLASTFCLNNLLPSMANLSKYYRYQGSLTTPDCAEVVVWTLFEEPIPISQSQLNAFVNTVHFPATGASLMKMTNNFRPPQPLKNRKVYASKDATISHSAMPSVSLLLLPLLLALQIVHFSGPS, from the exons TTCCCTGGTGCTACGATTCACAGGATCCCAAATGTG gcccCAGGTACTGGAAGGATCTGGCAAAAGGCTGCGGGGGAGATAACCAGTCGCCCATTAACATTGACAGGCGCAAAGTGCAGAGGGACAGGAACCTAGGAGACATCCTCTTTGAGGGCTATGACCAGGCCCCGCCGGGCAAGTGGAAGCTCATGAATAACGGGCACACGG CGATGATGAGTCTGGAAGGCGAGTCTGTGAGCGAACATATCAATATCACCATTGGGGTTCTTCTTGAGAAGTACCGAGCCCTGCAGTTCCACTTCCACTGGGGGAACCTCAAGGGGAACGGCTCAGAGCATACCATTGATGGAGACCAGTTCCCCATGGAG CTGCACGTTGTTCACATGAACACCAAGTACAAAACCTTCAGCGAGGCCAAAGGGCATCCGAATGGGCTGGCTGTCTTGGGCTTCTTGTACAAG GTGTCAGATGCTGATAATTCCAATTACAACACGATTGTAGCTGGCCTGAAGAACATTTCCCGTCAAG gggATTCTGTGGATTTAGCATCCACATTTTGCTTGAACAACCTTCTTCCCAGCATGGCCAATCTGTCCAAGTACTACCGCTATCAGGGCTCCCTGACCACCCCGGACTGCGCAGAGGTTGTCGTCTGGACACTGTTTGAGGAGCCCATCCCTATCAGCCAGTCTCAG CTGAACGCATTTGTCAACACAGTTCACTTCCCGGCCACTGGCGCGTCTCTGATGAAAATGACCAACAACTTTCGACCGCCACAGCCTCTCAAGAACCGAAAAGTCTACGCGTCCAAAGATGCCACGATCAGCCACAGTGCCATGCCTAGTGTCAGCCTCCTGCTCCTTCCTCTGCTCTTGGCTCTCCAGATTGTCCACTTCTCAGGCCCCTCCTAA